In a genomic window of Pseudomonadota bacterium:
- a CDS encoding dCTP deaminase, which produces MSIKSDRWIRRMAEEHGMIEPFEPGQIRENGSGRIISYGTSSYGYDIRCSREFKIFTNINSAIVDPKNFDESSFVDLQSDVCIIPPNSFALARTVEYFRIPRSVLTVCLGKSTYARCGIIVNVTPLEPEWEGHVTLEFSNTTPLPAKIYANEGVAQVLFFESDEVCETSYRDRGGKYQGQTGVTLPKA; this is translated from the coding sequence ATGAGTATCAAATCGGACAGATGGATTCGGCGCATGGCCGAAGAACACGGGATGATCGAGCCCTTCGAGCCCGGCCAGATTCGCGAAAACGGATCTGGCCGGATCATCTCCTACGGGACCTCGAGCTACGGCTACGATATCCGCTGTTCGCGGGAGTTCAAAATATTCACCAACATCAATTCGGCGATTGTCGATCCCAAGAATTTCGATGAGAGTAGCTTTGTCGATCTGCAGTCCGATGTCTGTATCATTCCACCCAATTCCTTTGCCCTGGCACGCACGGTGGAGTACTTTCGCATCCCGCGCAGCGTTTTGACGGTATGCCTCGGTAAATCGACCTATGCCCGTTGTGGCATCATCGTCAACGTAACCCCGCTGGAGCCGGAGTGGGAGGGGCACGTTACCCTGGAGTTTTCCAACACCACCCCGCTGCCCGCCAAGATCTACGCCAATGAGGGAGTCGCGCAGGTGCTCTTCTTCGAATCCGATGAAGTGTGCGAGACCTCCTACCGTGATCGCGGTGGCAAATACCAGGGGCAGACCGGCGTTACCCTGCCCAAGGCCTGA
- a CDS encoding iron-sulfur cluster carrier protein ApbC: MAAITREQIETALKNYTDPNTEKDLFTTKSVKDIQIDGDKVSIALELGYPAEGFKSEMSKTVTQYVQKGVPGVGGVDVKIAHKIIAHAVQKGVTPISNVKNIIAVASGKGGVGKSTVAVNLALALKAEGAKVGILDADIYGPSQPRMLGIKGQPTSKDGKSLEPMVSYGIQAMSIGFLIEEETPMIWRGPMVTQALEQLLNDTSWQALDYLVIDLPPGTGDTQLTLAQKVPVSGAVIVTTPQDIALLDARKGLKMFEKVEVPVLGIVENMSIHVCSKCGHEEHIFGEGGGRRMAEQYGVDFLGALPLDISIRELVDSGKPSVVAEPDSVIAGYYRDIARKTAAKLSLKARDYTHKFPSIVVSND, translated from the coding sequence ATGGCGGCAATCACCCGCGAGCAGATTGAAACAGCGCTCAAGAACTACACCGATCCCAACACCGAAAAGGATCTGTTTACGACAAAGTCGGTCAAAGATATCCAGATCGATGGCGACAAGGTATCGATTGCGCTCGAGCTGGGCTATCCCGCCGAGGGCTTCAAGAGTGAAATGTCCAAGACGGTCACGCAGTATGTACAGAAAGGCGTGCCGGGTGTGGGTGGTGTCGACGTCAAGATCGCCCACAAGATCATCGCCCACGCGGTTCAGAAGGGCGTTACACCCATCAGTAACGTGAAGAACATCATCGCCGTCGCCTCCGGAAAAGGAGGCGTTGGAAAATCGACGGTGGCGGTCAATCTTGCGTTGGCTCTTAAAGCTGAGGGCGCCAAGGTGGGTATTCTCGACGCTGATATCTACGGGCCCAGCCAGCCGCGTATGCTGGGGATCAAAGGCCAGCCGACCAGTAAAGATGGCAAAAGCCTCGAGCCGATGGTTAGTTACGGTATTCAGGCGATGTCCATCGGTTTCCTGATCGAGGAAGAGACACCGATGATCTGGCGCGGTCCCATGGTGACTCAGGCGCTGGAACAGTTGCTCAACGACACCAGTTGGCAGGCGCTGGATTATCTTGTCATCGATCTGCCGCCCGGTACCGGTGATACCCAGTTGACGTTGGCGCAGAAAGTGCCTGTCAGCGGGGCCGTGATCGTCACCACACCGCAGGACATCGCCCTGCTTGATGCGCGCAAGGGTCTCAAAATGTTCGAAAAAGTGGAGGTGCCGGTACTTGGTATCGTGGAGAACATGAGTATTCATGTGTGCAGCAAGTGCGGTCACGAAGAGCACATCTTCGGCGAAGGTGGTGGGCGGCGTATGGCTGAGCAATACGGCGTCGATTTCCTCGGTGCACTACCGTTGGATATCTCTATTCGTGAGTTGGTCGACAGTGGCAAGCCTTCGGTGGTTGCGGAGCCGGACAGCGTCATTGCCGGGTACTATCGTGATATCGCGCGCAAGACAGCCGCCAAGCTCTCGCTCAAGGCACGTGATTACACCCACAAGTTCCCGAGCATCGTCGTCTCCAACGACTAA
- a CDS encoding methionine--tRNA ligase: protein MPRRILVTSALPYANGPIHIGHLVEYIQTDIWVRFQKMRGHECIYVCADDAHGTPIMLRAEQEGITPEALIERIGAEHRRDFADFAIAFDNYHTTHSEENRVCAETIYLRNRAAGHINTRVITQFYDPDRAMFLPDRYIKGECPRCGAADQYGDSCEVCGATYSPGELKNPRSVISGATPIEKESLHYFFKLGDFEQMLKGWTRSGHVQEQVANKLDEWFEAGLREWDISRDAPYFGFRIPDTEDKYFYVWLDAPIGYMASFRNWCDRHSVDFEEWWKPGSDTELYHFIGKDIIYFHTLFWPAMLHGAGFRTPSAVFAHGFLTVDGEKMSKSRGTFIKARTYLDHLDPEYLRYYFAAKLNSRIDDLDLNLHDFAQRVNADLVGKVVNIASRTAGFIAKRFANRLSPRCAEPALYDEFARAGDAIGECYEAREYSRAIREIMALADRANQYVAEKEPWVLAKQGDSGEALHDICSLSLNLFRVLMIYLKPVLPVMADKVETFLNIPPLQWDDRHAPLLDHTINTFKPLMQRVETEKVEAMVAASKETLNPKAEADPKQPAEPVAEIVSFDDFAKVDLRVARIIKAEAVAGADKLLELTLDLGGETRCVFAGIKAAYTPADLEGRLTVMVANLAPRKMRFGISQGMVLAAGPGGKEIFLLNPDSGAQPGMRIK, encoded by the coding sequence ATGCCGCGCCGAATTCTGGTCACCAGCGCCCTCCCCTATGCCAACGGCCCGATCCATATCGGACATCTGGTGGAGTACATTCAGACGGATATCTGGGTGCGGTTCCAGAAAATGCGCGGCCACGAGTGCATTTACGTCTGCGCCGACGATGCCCATGGCACACCCATCATGCTGCGCGCCGAACAAGAGGGAATCACCCCGGAAGCTCTGATCGAACGTATCGGCGCAGAACATCGCCGCGATTTCGCCGACTTCGCGATCGCCTTCGACAATTACCATACTACCCATTCGGAGGAAAACCGTGTCTGCGCGGAGACCATCTACCTGCGCAATCGCGCCGCAGGTCATATCAACACGCGCGTCATCACCCAATTCTACGATCCGGACCGCGCCATGTTCCTGCCCGACCGTTACATCAAGGGCGAGTGCCCGCGCTGCGGAGCAGCCGATCAGTACGGTGACTCCTGCGAAGTATGTGGCGCCACTTATTCGCCGGGCGAACTTAAAAATCCGCGCTCGGTCATCTCGGGTGCGACCCCCATTGAGAAGGAGTCGTTGCACTACTTCTTCAAGCTGGGGGATTTCGAGCAAATGCTCAAAGGCTGGACCCGTTCCGGTCATGTCCAGGAGCAGGTCGCCAACAAGCTGGATGAATGGTTCGAAGCGGGCCTCCGGGAGTGGGACATATCCCGCGACGCGCCTTATTTCGGGTTTCGCATTCCCGATACGGAAGATAAATATTTCTACGTATGGCTCGACGCACCGATTGGGTACATGGCCAGCTTCCGAAACTGGTGCGATCGCCACAGTGTGGATTTCGAGGAGTGGTGGAAACCGGGCAGCGATACCGAGCTTTACCACTTCATTGGTAAAGACATCATCTACTTCCACACCTTGTTCTGGCCCGCCATGCTCCACGGAGCGGGTTTCCGCACCCCATCGGCGGTCTTTGCCCACGGCTTTCTCACCGTTGACGGGGAGAAGATGTCCAAATCCCGCGGCACCTTTATCAAAGCGCGCACCTATCTGGATCATCTCGATCCGGAGTATCTGCGCTACTACTTCGCCGCCAAGCTCAACAGCCGTATCGACGACCTGGATCTGAATCTTCACGACTTCGCACAACGCGTCAACGCCGATCTGGTGGGGAAGGTCGTCAACATCGCCAGCCGCACCGCCGGCTTCATCGCCAAGCGCTTCGCCAACCGCCTCTCACCACGTTGTGCCGAACCCGCCCTGTATGACGAATTCGCACGGGCCGGCGATGCCATCGGCGAATGCTACGAGGCGCGCGAGTACAGCCGGGCGATTCGCGAGATCATGGCGCTCGCCGACCGCGCCAACCAGTACGTTGCGGAGAAAGAACCCTGGGTGCTGGCGAAACAAGGAGACAGCGGCGAGGCGCTGCACGATATCTGCAGCCTGTCGCTGAATCTTTTCCGGGTACTAATGATCTATCTCAAACCGGTTCTGCCCGTGATGGCCGACAAGGTCGAAACTTTCCTCAATATCCCGCCATTGCAGTGGGACGATCGCCACGCACCGTTGCTTGATCACACCATAAACACCTTCAAACCGCTGATGCAGCGGGTCGAGACTGAAAAGGTCGAGGCCATGGTTGCCGCCTCCAAGGAGACCCTGAACCCCAAAGCAGAGGCCGACCCCAAGCAACCTGCCGAACCTGTCGCCGAGATCGTTTCCTTTGACGATTTCGCCAAAGTGGATCTGCGCGTCGCCCGCATCATCAAGGCCGAGGCCGTGGCGGGGGCCGACAAACTGCTGGAATTGACCCTCGATCTGGGCGGCGAGACACGCTGCGTATTCGCGGGCATCAAGGCCGCGTATACCCCGGCAGACCTGGAAGGCAGGCTGACCGTCATGGTCGCCAATCTAGCGCCCCGCAAGATGCGTTTCGGGATTTCGCAGGGCATGGTGTTGGCCGCCGGACCCGGTGGTAAGGAGATCTTCCTGCTCAACCCCGATTCCGGTGCCCAGCCAGGTATGCGAATCAAGTAA
- a CDS encoding electron transport complex subunit RsxA has protein sequence MTEYALILVSTVLVNNFVLVKFLGLCPFMGVSRKLETATGMGLATTFVLTLSSICSYLVNEYLLVPLDLEFLRTISFILVIAVVVQFTEMVVHKTSPILYQLLGIFLPLITTNCAVLGVALLNVQKQHDLLQSAIYGFGAAAGFSMVLVLFAAMRERIDVADVPVAFQGAAIAMVTAGLMSLAFMGFTGLVKG, from the coding sequence ATGACAGAGTACGCACTCATCCTCGTCAGCACGGTCCTGGTCAATAACTTCGTTTTAGTGAAGTTTTTAGGCCTGTGCCCGTTCATGGGTGTCTCGCGCAAACTGGAGACCGCGACCGGGATGGGCCTGGCCACGACGTTCGTCCTCACGCTCTCTTCTATCTGCAGTTACCTGGTCAACGAATACCTCCTGGTGCCGCTCGATCTGGAGTTCCTGCGCACCATCAGCTTCATCCTGGTAATCGCCGTAGTGGTTCAATTCACCGAGATGGTGGTGCACAAGACCAGCCCCATTCTCTACCAGCTGCTTGGCATTTTCCTGCCGTTGATTACCACCAACTGCGCCGTGCTGGGCGTGGCGCTGTTGAACGTGCAGAAACAACATGATCTGCTGCAATCGGCGATCTACGGTTTTGGTGCCGCAGCCGGTTTTTCGATGGTCCTGGTGCTGTTCGCCGCCATGCGCGAGCGCATCGACGTCGCCGACGTGCCCGTTGCGTTCCAGGGTGCGGCGATCGCCATGGTCACGGCAGGATTGATGTCGCTCGCCTTCATGGGCTTCACCGGGTTGGTGAAAGGGTAA